One region of Quercus lobata isolate SW786 chromosome 2, ValleyOak3.0 Primary Assembly, whole genome shotgun sequence genomic DNA includes:
- the LOC115977356 gene encoding preprotein translocase subunit SCY1, chloroplastic: MLITVRELSSSSLLSFQLNPKATPTPRLKKSICRASFSVQRKPNTTKSWNFGLHSNSCEGSVFDPLGINSDVPSGLNAAWESFLCLFSQTYESASSAKKEKPSSARGVAAAIEDSNIDFGDFFKGPLPGKFLKLLGYLALSRLGIYIPLGGVNSEAFLGNLDQNSLLSTLDTFSGGGIGRLGICSLGIVPFINAQIVFQLLTQIYPKLQDLQKREGEAGRKKILQYTRYASVGFAIVQAIGQVLYLRPYVNDFSTQWVLTSVTLLTLGSAFTTYIGERITDLKLGNGTSLLIFTSIISYLPASFGRTVAQAFQDGNYIGLIAIIVSFFLLVLSIVYVQEAERKIPLNYASRYTSKSGGLQKSAYLPFKVNSSGVMPIIFSTSSLALPATLARFTGLNALKNAAVALNPGGSFYLPTNILLIAFFNYYYTFLQLDPDDVSEQLKRQGASIPLVRPGKSTAAFIKTVLSRISVLGSGFLAILAAGPALIEQTTHLTAFRGFAGTSVLILVGCATDTARKVQAEIISQKYKNIEFYDIDKYGP; encoded by the exons ATGTTGATAACGGTCAGagaactttcttcttcttctctccttAGCTTCCAACTCAATCCCAAAGCCACTCCAACTCCAAGGCTCAAGAAATCAATCTGCCGTGCCAGCTTCTCTGTTCAGAGAAAACCCAACACCACCAAATCATGGAACTTTGGCCTTCACTCCAACAG CTGTGAGGGCTCCGTATTTGATCCCTTGGGTATTAATTCAGATGTACCTTCTGGTTTAAATGCTGCCTGGGAAAGTTTTCTGTGCTTGTTTTCACAAACATATGAAAGTGCTTCTAGTGCAAAAAAGGAGAAACCTTCCTCTGCTCGAGGAGTAGcag CTGCAATAGAGGACAGTAACATTGATTTTGGGGACTTCTTCAAAGGTCCATTACCAGGAAAGTTTCTCAAGCTCTTAGGTTATCTAGCCTTATCACGGCTTGGAATATACATACCTCTTGGTGGGGTAAATAGTGAGgcttttcttggaaatttggatCAGAACAGTTTATTGAGCACTCTGGATACATTTTCTGGAGGAGGCATTGGTAGACTTGGAATATGCTCTCTTGGTATTGTTCCCTTCATCAATGCACAGATTGTGTTCCAGCTTCTTACGCAAATTTATCCCAAGTTGCAAGATCTTCagaaaagagaaggagaagcaggaagaaagaaaattctTCAGTATACTCGATATGCTTCAGTTGGGTTTGCCATTGTACAG GCAATTGGCCAAGTACTCTACCTTCGGCCCTATGTCAATGACTTCAGTACACAATGGGTTCTTACTTCTGTTACCTTATTGACTCTTGGCTCAGCATTTACAACATACATAGGGGAGCGAATTACGGACCTCAAACTTGGAAATGGCACATCCCTTTTGATATTCACAAGCATTATCTCCTACTTGCCTGCATCTTTTGGTAGGACTGTTGCACAAGCATTTCAGGATGGTAACTACATTGGACTCATCGCAATCATTGTCTCCTTCTTCCTATTGGTCCTCAGTATTGTATATGTTCAG GAAGCAGAGAGGAAAATTCCACTTAACTATGCCTCGAGATACACCAGTAAAAGTGGAGGGCTTCAAAAATCTGCTTACCTACCCTTTAAG GTGAATAGTTCTGGAGTGATGCCAATTATATTTTCTACCTCATCATTAGCTCTTCCTGCTACTCTAGCACGCTTTACTGGTTTAAATGCACTGAAGAATGCCGCAGTGGCCTTAAATCCAGGGG GTTCTTTCTATCTCCCCACGAACATCCTTTTAATAGCCTTCTTCAACTACTATTATACTTTCCTACAATTGGACCCTGATGATGTGAGTGAACAGTTAAAGCGCCAAGGTGCATCAATTCCACTTGTGCGACCGGGTAAAAGTACAGCTGCATTTATTAAAACG GTTCTTAGTCGGATATCAGTTCTTGGTTCGGGCTTTTTGGCAATACTGGCTGCTGGTCCTGCCTTGATAGAACAAACCACACACCTGACTGCATTTCGGGGATTTGCTGGTACATCTGTTCTCATTCTTGTTGGCTGTGCAACAGACACTGCAAGAAAAGTTCAAGCAGAAATAATTTCCCAAAAGTACAAGAACATAGAATTTTATGACATTGACAAGTATGGCCCATAA